One genomic segment of Bdellovibrionales bacterium includes these proteins:
- a CDS encoding RNA methyltransferase: MEELWIKAESVQERAIAEIVELGKAHGLALHTPPLKSFALFGTGHQGVACRVLTGPELDWDGLSEKSQSLIVVLDELEDPQNLGAILRTAWLMGAECLLTSQNRASDLTPIVTKIASGGAEHVPVLVQASLQRALTVLKEKGFWIYGLDEKASTDLWETSFSEKVALVIGSEGRGIRSSLRGECDQFISISQVNKGHSYNASVAASLAMGEICRQQKKLQNIK; encoded by the coding sequence GTGGAGGAACTTTGGATCAAGGCAGAGAGTGTTCAAGAGCGTGCCATCGCAGAAATTGTTGAATTGGGCAAGGCCCATGGCCTGGCTCTCCATACCCCTCCGCTCAAGTCTTTTGCGCTGTTTGGTACCGGACATCAAGGAGTTGCTTGCCGGGTGTTGACAGGTCCTGAGTTGGACTGGGATGGTCTTTCGGAGAAATCACAATCTCTTATCGTTGTGCTTGATGAGCTTGAAGATCCCCAAAATCTCGGTGCCATTCTCCGAACGGCATGGCTCATGGGAGCGGAATGCCTACTGACTTCCCAAAATAGAGCGTCCGATTTGACTCCCATAGTCACAAAAATTGCCTCTGGAGGCGCGGAGCATGTTCCTGTGTTGGTTCAGGCGAGTCTTCAAAGGGCCCTAACTGTTTTGAAGGAAAAGGGATTTTGGATCTATGGCTTGGACGAGAAGGCTTCCACAGATTTATGGGAAACCTCGTTTTCGGAAAAGGTAGCCCTTGTCATTGGCTCAGAGGGGCGAGGGATAAGGTCTTCACTGAGAGGCGAATGTGATCAATTTATCAGTATTAGCCAGGTCAACAAGGGGCACAGTTATAACGCAAGCGTTGCTGCATCTTTGGCGATGGGAGAAATATGCAGACAGCAAAAAAAGCTCCAAAATATTAAGTAA
- the nusG gene encoding transcription termination/antitermination protein NusG produces MDKKWYIVNTHTGCEATAKASIEKRIKDLAKAELFGEILIPSENVVELVKGKKATRSRKFFPGYIFVNMSLNDETWHLVKGSAKVTGFVGGSSKSLRPPEVPEAEVLRIARQIETGVEKAKPRVSFDPGESVTVIDGPFSNFNGTIEEVNEEKGKVKVLVSIFGRPTPVELDYIQVEKA; encoded by the coding sequence GTGGATAAGAAGTGGTACATAGTCAATACCCATACCGGGTGCGAAGCAACTGCCAAGGCCTCAATTGAGAAGCGAATTAAGGATTTGGCGAAGGCAGAACTCTTTGGTGAGATACTTATCCCATCGGAAAATGTTGTTGAGTTGGTTAAGGGAAAGAAGGCGACTCGTTCGCGTAAATTTTTTCCTGGGTATATTTTTGTGAATATGAGCCTGAATGATGAGACTTGGCATTTAGTGAAGGGATCGGCAAAGGTCACTGGGTTTGTCGGAGGAAGCTCAAAGAGTCTTCGTCCTCCCGAAGTTCCGGAGGCTGAAGTGCTTCGAATCGCTCGTCAAATTGAGACGGGTGTTGAAAAGGCAAAGCCGAGAGTTTCCTTTGATCCCGGTGAATCTGTGACAGTTATTGATGGTCCTTTTAGTAATTTTAACGGGACGATAGAAGAAGTGAATGAGGAGAAAGGAAAGGTCAAAGTGCTGGTCAGCATTTTTGGTCGCCCGACTCCGGTTGAATTGGATTATATTCAGGTTGAAAAGGCCTGA
- the secE gene encoding preprotein translocase subunit SecE, whose protein sequence is MEKQNKKILSVSFIAMAFVVALVVDVVLESLAASFGAVARIRSIDLVSHGLPISVGLLTFLFLQFNKKVLLWGDEVVVEIRKVVWPSRRDTTAMTIVTCVMLVISGILLGVFDFVAGNLIKMILN, encoded by the coding sequence GTGGAAAAGCAGAATAAAAAGATACTATCTGTCTCTTTTATTGCGATGGCATTTGTTGTTGCCCTAGTGGTTGATGTGGTCCTGGAATCACTGGCTGCATCATTTGGCGCTGTGGCACGAATAAGATCTATAGATCTTGTGTCTCATGGTTTGCCCATTTCGGTCGGACTTTTGACTTTTCTTTTTTTGCAGTTCAATAAGAAAGTATTGTTGTGGGGTGACGAGGTGGTCGTTGAGATTCGCAAGGTTGTGTGGCCCTCACGGCGGGATACGACAGCGATGACAATTGTAACCTGCGTTATGTTGGTGATTTCGGGCATCCTTTTGGGTGTGTTTGATTTTGTTGCAGGAAACTTGATCAAAATGATTCTTAACTGA
- the tuf gene encoding elongation factor Tu, with protein MSKEKFERNKPHVNIGTIGHVDHGKTTLTAAITKVMSEAYGKGSAIAFDQIDKAPEERERGITISTSHVEYESAKRHYAHVDCPGHADYVKNMITGAAQMDGAILVVSAADGPMPQTREHILLARQVGVPAIVVFMNKVDMVDDPELLELVELEIRELLAKYEFPGDDIPIVKGSALKALEGDKSEIGAPSVIKLLEEVDRYIPEPQRLTEKPFLMPIEDVFSISGRGTVVTGRIERGIAKVGDEVEIIGLRPTTKTTITGIEMFRKILDEGRAGDNAGLLLRGTKKEDVERGQVLAIPGTITPHKKFKCEAYILTKEEGGRHTPFFNGYRPQFYFRTTDVTGVVTLKAGTEMVMPGDRVEMNVELIGPIAMEKELRFAIREGGRTVGAGVVTEVVE; from the coding sequence ATGTCCAAAGAAAAATTTGAGCGGAATAAGCCGCACGTAAATATCGGTACCATCGGTCACGTCGACCACGGTAAAACGACTCTGACAGCAGCGATTACCAAGGTGATGTCAGAGGCATACGGAAAAGGTTCGGCCATTGCGTTCGATCAGATCGACAAGGCTCCAGAGGAGAGAGAGCGTGGTATTACCATCTCTACTTCGCATGTCGAGTATGAGAGCGCCAAGCGCCACTATGCCCACGTCGATTGCCCCGGCCACGCCGACTATGTGAAAAACATGATCACGGGAGCCGCGCAAATGGATGGAGCCATTCTAGTGGTTTCTGCCGCTGACGGTCCGATGCCTCAAACCCGCGAGCACATTCTTCTTGCTCGTCAGGTGGGAGTTCCCGCTATCGTCGTTTTCATGAATAAAGTTGACATGGTTGACGATCCTGAGCTTTTGGAACTCGTTGAGCTTGAGATCCGGGAGCTTCTCGCAAAGTATGAATTCCCTGGAGATGATATCCCAATTGTAAAAGGCTCTGCCTTGAAAGCTCTTGAGGGTGATAAAAGTGAAATCGGCGCCCCTTCGGTTATAAAACTGCTCGAGGAAGTTGATCGCTACATTCCAGAGCCTCAGCGATTGACAGAGAAGCCATTTTTGATGCCTATCGAAGATGTTTTTTCTATTTCTGGTCGAGGAACAGTGGTCACTGGTCGAATTGAGCGCGGGATCGCAAAAGTTGGAGACGAAGTTGAGATCATTGGACTTCGTCCCACCACTAAGACGACGATCACTGGAATCGAAATGTTTCGTAAGATTCTAGATGAGGGACGTGCTGGTGATAATGCGGGTCTTCTCCTTCGCGGTACGAAGAAGGAAGATGTGGAGCGAGGCCAAGTGCTTGCTATTCCAGGCACAATTACTCCGCACAAGAAATTTAAGTGTGAAGCCTATATTTTGACAAAGGAAGAGGGAGGTCGACACACTCCATTCTTTAATGGCTATCGTCCTCAGTTCTACTTCAGAACCACTGATGTGACTGGAGTCGTTACTCTTAAAGCTGGAACCGAAATGGTAATGCCAGGTGACCGAGTTGAAATGAATGTTGAATTGATTGGCCCTATCGCAATGGAGAAGGAACTTCGTTTTGCGATTCGGGAAGGTGGCCGGACTGTTGGCGCAGGTGTGGTAACTGAGGTTGTTGAGTAG
- the rplK gene encoding 50S ribosomal protein L11, with protein sequence MAKKVTGQIKLQIPAGKANPAPPVGPALGQHGVNIMEFCKQFNAKTQKSGDTVIPVIITVYQDRSFSFITKTPPVSVLLKKAAKLTSGSKMPQKEKVGNVTMAQIKEIAEIKIPDLNCMTVESAMSQIIGTAKSMGLEVK encoded by the coding sequence ATGGCAAAAAAAGTTACAGGCCAAATTAAGTTGCAGATTCCGGCAGGGAAAGCCAATCCGGCTCCTCCCGTTGGACCGGCGCTCGGACAGCACGGGGTTAACATCATGGAGTTCTGTAAGCAGTTTAATGCGAAGACGCAGAAATCCGGTGATACAGTTATCCCTGTCATTATTACGGTATACCAGGACCGGTCTTTTAGTTTTATCACTAAAACTCCCCCAGTTTCCGTTCTTTTGAAAAAGGCAGCCAAGTTGACGAGTGGGTCAAAGATGCCACAAAAGGAGAAGGTTGGGAATGTAACCATGGCTCAGATTAAAGAAATCGCTGAGATAAAAATACCAGATCTGAACTGTATGACAGTTGAATCTGCGATGTCTCAAATTATTGGAACAGCGAAGAGCATGGGCTTAGAAGTTAAATAG